Below is a window of Desulfuromonas sp. TF DNA.
AGTCATGAACTCAAATCACCCGTGGCTTCTCTTCAACTTCACCTGGAAACAATTCGCCGCCGCCGACCGTCACCGGCGAAGATGGACACCTTCATCGACACCATGCTGGCCGATACCGACCGGCTCGACACCTTGATCGACAATCTGCTGGCCGCCAGCCGCCTGGAGCAGAAGGGCTTGAAGCTAACCCTTGCCCCCTGCAATCTTTCAGAGCTGGTCTCTAATTATTTCCGCCCGCGCCAGTATGCCCTGCCCAAGGCGGGAAAAATGGAGCTGGACATCGATCCGGACCTTTGCGCCCGGATCGATGCCGAAGCGATCGAAACCGTCCTGCGCAACCTCCTGGAAAATGCCCTCCTTTATTCCTTGGGGCCACCCTCCATCCGCGTCCTTCTGAAGAGAGAGGGGGAGCGCGCGCACCTTATCTTCGCGGACCGGGGGAAGGGAATCGAAAGGAAGGAGCAGAAGAAAGTATTCCAGATGTTTTACCGCGTAAGACACACCGGCGAGACCATCCGCGGTTCGGGTCTGGGGCTGTTCATCGTCCGGGCGGTTGTCCGGCTTCATCGGGGCAAGGTCTGGCTGGAGAGTGAAGGAAGAGACAAAGGGACGACTTTTCACATCCTTCTTCCCCTCTGTCGGAATACGGTTGGAGAGGACGCCTCATGAGAAAGGCCCGCATACTTCTGGTGGAAGACGAACCGAGCATCGCCCGCGGCATCGTGTTCAATCTGCAGGAGGAAGGCTATGACGTGGTCCATGTGGAAACCGGAGAAGCGGCCCTTCAGCAGGCCTGGGAGGAGCCCTTCGCCCTGGTGGTGCTCGA
It encodes the following:
- a CDS encoding sensor histidine kinase KdpD, giving the protein MKFFRRIVNPLFAFIGIQLAWILVVIFWIYWFMGKHQQLRTLAEKYSPELLQGGIDWFILVEGLLLLVAILAGVYVIFLFWRRQAALYRAQRNFIAQVSHELKSPVASLQLHLETIRRRRPSPAKMDTFIDTMLADTDRLDTLIDNLLAASRLEQKGLKLTLAPCNLSELVSNYFRPRQYALPKAGKMELDIDPDLCARIDAEAIETVLRNLLENALLYSLGPPSIRVLLKREGERAHLIFADRGKGIERKEQKKVFQMFYRVRHTGETIRGSGLGLFIVRAVVRLHRGKVWLESEGRDKGTTFHILLPLCRNTVGEDAS